One stretch of Lysobacter sp. TY2-98 DNA includes these proteins:
- a CDS encoding BatD family protein, which translates to MNRILHALFAIVLLALAGSVSAETRAWLDRDRIALGEATTLNVETDANAAPDYAPLLRDFDLSGQASQQQVQWVNGQLSRRSLYAVALRPRRDGLLGIPALRVGGQATAPLTLLVTQAPTSTAASGNADVFIESEADSQDPYVQQSVGWVVRLYSAIPLIAGQLDQPEPAGASLQRVGDDVQYRRTVGGRSYVVTERRFMLVPERSGELVVPPARFEGRGTGNALDQFFGDGQTALNAVARPRILHVRPIPANAPTPWLPLRGLTMRYVELPTTARVGAAANVVVEVEADGAGAAQLPDLRIGAAGSAQVFPERAQSDESMVDGRPHVREQRRFSIVPTREGRLVVPGPRIDWWDSRAGEARSTQLPPITLQVAPGAVAPHDAPSTTASPSGVPSGRAFDRRWVLIGIAGIAVALLVVGLAWRSASMRRRELAASASAEMSTGAVSPLSPGQPGTSSAPGANSPLEPQRPASSVATSGLPSLSRALELGDLADIEAVLRQLAGNDAPDLDAVAARLDDATQRDAVLHLRRARWGGGDPAEARARLRSAFATGPCWHTAQAPARDVLPPLYPRT; encoded by the coding sequence ATGAATCGCATCCTCCACGCGCTGTTCGCGATCGTCCTGCTCGCGCTTGCAGGTTCCGTGAGTGCCGAAACGCGCGCATGGCTCGATCGCGATCGCATCGCGCTCGGCGAGGCCACGACGCTCAACGTCGAAACCGATGCGAACGCGGCGCCCGATTACGCGCCGCTGCTGCGCGACTTCGATCTCAGCGGGCAGGCGAGCCAGCAGCAGGTGCAGTGGGTCAACGGGCAGCTCAGTCGACGCAGTCTCTACGCCGTCGCATTGCGCCCGCGGCGCGATGGCCTGCTCGGCATTCCGGCATTGCGCGTGGGCGGGCAGGCCACCGCGCCGCTCACGTTGCTGGTGACGCAGGCGCCGACCTCGACGGCGGCATCGGGCAATGCCGACGTCTTCATCGAAAGCGAAGCGGACTCGCAGGACCCGTACGTGCAACAGTCGGTCGGCTGGGTCGTGCGTCTGTATTCGGCGATTCCGCTGATCGCCGGGCAACTCGATCAGCCGGAACCCGCGGGCGCGAGCCTGCAACGCGTCGGTGATGACGTGCAGTACCGGCGCACGGTCGGCGGTCGCTCGTACGTGGTGACGGAACGCCGCTTCATGCTGGTGCCGGAGCGTAGCGGCGAACTCGTTGTTCCGCCCGCGCGATTCGAAGGGCGCGGCACCGGCAATGCGCTCGACCAGTTCTTCGGCGACGGCCAGACCGCGCTGAACGCCGTCGCGCGTCCGCGCATCCTCCACGTGCGACCGATTCCCGCGAACGCGCCGACGCCGTGGCTGCCGCTGCGCGGGCTGACGATGCGCTACGTCGAACTGCCGACGACCGCGCGCGTCGGTGCCGCGGCGAACGTCGTCGTCGAAGTGGAGGCGGATGGCGCCGGCGCCGCGCAGTTGCCGGACCTGCGCATCGGCGCGGCGGGCAGCGCGCAGGTATTTCCCGAACGTGCGCAGTCGGACGAGTCCATGGTCGATGGGCGTCCGCACGTGCGCGAGCAGCGACGTTTCTCGATCGTGCCGACGCGCGAAGGGCGGCTCGTCGTGCCCGGCCCGCGCATCGACTGGTGGGACAGCCGCGCCGGCGAAGCGCGATCGACGCAGCTGCCGCCCATCACGCTGCAGGTCGCACCCGGTGCAGTCGCGCCGCACGATGCGCCGTCGACCACGGCGTCGCCATCCGGCGTGCCGTCGGGACGGGCATTCGATCGTCGATGGGTGCTGATCGGCATCGCTGGCATTGCCGTGGCGCTGCTGGTCGTCGGCCTTGCGTGGCGGTCCGCGTCGATGCGCAGGCGCGAACTCGCGGCGAGCGCATCCGCTGAAATGTCGACGGGTGCTGTGTCGCCGCTGTCTCCGGGCCAGCCAGGTACATCCTCCGCGCCCGGCGCCAATTCACCACTCGAGCCGCAGCGCCCGGCGTCGTCTGTCGCGACATCCGGATTGCCCAGCCTGTCGCGCGCACTCGAGCTGGGTGACCTCGCCGACATCGAGGCCGTGCTGCGCCAGCTCGCCGGCAATGACGCGCCCGATCTGGATGCCGTCGCCGCGCGCCTGGATGACGCGACGCAGCGCGACGCGGTGCTGCACCTGCGTCGCGCGCGCTGGGGCGGTGGCGATCCCGCCGAAGCGCGCGCGCGGCTACGCAGCGCCTTTGCGACCGGGCCGTGCTGGCACACCGCGCAGGCCCCCGCGCGCGACGTCCTGCCTCCCCTGTATCCGCGGACCTGA
- a CDS encoding dicarboxylate/amino acid:cation symporter has translation MHATTSAPRRGLPLHVKVLLGFVLGAVIGLVVHATMPDAAWVEHLTTYLLKPFGQIFLNLLFMLVVPLMFSALVLGVAELGDIASLGRLGWRTLIYTGVVTGAAVAIGLVCVNLLQPGTHMSPELIQRAMSSNLAKASEIATQGNQLNIMDLLVNIVPHNIVSAMGDDKQKLGIVFFALMFGIGLVMRPTPGTEAFKNALHGLFEICMHLIGMFIKLAPYAVFCFMFMLCAKLGLDVLLSLGWFVITVLLAIFIHGFVVIPLWVRFMGGMSPIAFFRGSQEATLTAFATASSSATLPVTLRVAEENLRLPRKVSRFVLTVGASANHHGTALFEGITVLFLAQVYGLHLGIGHQLMVLVLCILGGIGTAGIPSGSLPVIAMICGIVGLPAEGIGIILGVNTFLDMCRTALNVTGDLATAVVVSHRSGHTDVPEALPSEGGVGH, from the coding sequence ATGCACGCAACGACTTCCGCCCCTCGGCGCGGCCTTCCCCTGCACGTCAAGGTGCTGCTGGGTTTCGTGCTGGGCGCCGTCATCGGCCTCGTCGTGCACGCCACGATGCCGGACGCTGCTTGGGTCGAACACCTGACGACGTACCTGCTGAAGCCGTTCGGCCAGATCTTCCTCAACCTGCTGTTCATGCTGGTCGTCCCGCTGATGTTCTCGGCGCTGGTGCTCGGCGTTGCGGAACTGGGCGACATCGCGAGCCTCGGCCGGCTCGGCTGGCGCACGCTGATCTACACCGGCGTGGTGACGGGCGCAGCGGTCGCGATCGGCCTGGTCTGCGTCAACCTGCTGCAGCCCGGCACGCACATGTCGCCGGAGCTGATCCAGAGGGCGATGAGCAGCAATCTCGCCAAAGCCAGCGAGATCGCGACGCAGGGCAACCAGCTCAACATCATGGATCTGCTGGTCAACATCGTGCCGCACAACATCGTCAGTGCGATGGGCGATGACAAGCAGAAGCTCGGCATCGTGTTCTTCGCGCTGATGTTCGGCATCGGCCTGGTGATGCGTCCGACACCGGGCACCGAAGCCTTCAAGAACGCGCTGCACGGCCTGTTCGAGATCTGCATGCATCTCATCGGCATGTTCATCAAGCTCGCGCCGTACGCGGTGTTCTGCTTCATGTTCATGCTGTGCGCCAAGCTCGGCCTCGACGTGCTGCTCAGCCTCGGCTGGTTCGTCATCACCGTGCTGTTGGCGATCTTCATCCATGGCTTCGTGGTGATCCCGCTGTGGGTGCGCTTCATGGGCGGCATGTCGCCGATCGCGTTCTTCCGCGGTTCGCAGGAAGCCACGCTCACCGCGTTCGCCACCGCATCGTCGAGTGCGACGCTGCCGGTGACCTTGCGCGTCGCCGAGGAAAACCTGCGCCTGCCGCGCAAGGTCTCGCGCTTCGTACTGACGGTGGGCGCATCGGCCAACCACCACGGCACGGCGCTGTTCGAAGGCATCACCGTGCTGTTCCTGGCGCAGGTCTATGGCCTGCACCTGGGCATCGGTCATCAGCTGATGGTGCTGGTGTTGTGCATCCTCGGTGGTATCGGCACGGCGGGCATTCCGTCGGGCTCGCTGCCGGTGATCGCGATGATCTGCGGCATCGTCGGCCTGCCGGCCGAAGGCATCGGCATCATCCTCGGCGTCAACACGTTCCTCGACATGTGCCGCACCGCGCTCAACGTGACCGGCGATCTCGCCACCGCGGTCGTCGTCTCGCACCGCAGCGGCCACACCGACGTGCCGGAAGCGCTGCCGAGCGAAGGCGGCGTCGGCCACTAG